In one Carassius carassius chromosome 48, fCarCar2.1, whole genome shotgun sequence genomic region, the following are encoded:
- the LOC132131969 gene encoding uncharacterized protein LOC132131969, which produces MNSSLSSLILLLLIPGPVTLDRISVTCRQQSICAVKGTEVTLRCSYSSFNIKTVFWFSEKQSTNWRKNNEPEDLTLDSDYSGRVKQVISKYEAELTISDVRERDSGEYQLMFIMKDGVKHLSSAAVSLTVTVLQVRMNPESINLTEETVELNCDSSCDFTSGVWYDWMKNGQYFRYTQSNIFVSVSRDAGSFSCSLYPHHEHPSSSVCISKSGCWGVTYSSRRVCALVGSTVDISSTYTHPSGHTVNKTFWHYVQPGDSKDLREEHQFAGRVEYVENKLRIKELKISDSGEYRLRIITDLNQSFGSPEVILTVTDTQLKSSPSVVSEGQEVILICSTKCTPDDKHTYIWYKNGRQITDGFTKDNKLYLDSVSDEELHQYSCAVGDPVDSTAFRHYTVILLVFSPQFLIIAALWMWFFIKMHLFSKPNQKHK; this is translated from the exons ATGAACTCCAGTCTCTCATCGCTGATCCTGCTGTTGCTCATCCCAG GCCCCGTAACATTAGACCGCATCTCAGTGACCTGTAGGCAACAGAGTATTTGTGCTGTGAAGGGGACAGAAGTGACACTGAGGTGCTCTTACTCCAGCTTCAACATCAAAACTGTGTTCTGGTTCAGTGAGAAACAAAGTACAAACTGGAGAAAAAACAATGAACCTGAAGATTTGACTTTAGACTCAGATTACTCAGGACGGGTGAAGCAGGTCATTAGTAAATACGAAGCAGAACTCACAATATCagacgtgagagagagagactctggaGAATATCAGCTCATGTTCATCATGAAGGATGGAGTTAAACATCTCAGCTCAGCGGCCGTCAGTCTAACAGTCACAG TTCTGCAGGTGAGGATGAATCCTGAATCTATAAACCTGACAGAAGAGACAGTAGAACTGAACTGTGATTCTTCCTGTGATTTCACCTCTGGAGTTTGGTATGACTGGATGAAGAATGGACAGTATTTCAGATATACACAGTCCAACATATTTGTGTCAGTCAGCAGAGATGCTGGCAGCTTTTCCTGTTCTCTTTATCCACATCATGAACATCCCTCCTcttctgtgt GCATTTCTAAGAGTGGCTGCTGGGGTGTGACTTACTCCTCTAGAAGAGTCTGTGCTTTGGTCGGCTCAACAGTAGACATTTCCAGCACATACACACATCCCTCTGgtcatactgtaaataaaacattctgGCATTACGTTCAGCCTGGTGACTCAAAGGATCTGCGTGAGGAGCATCAGTTTGCTGGTCGTGTGGAGTATGTGGAGAACAAACTGAGAATCAAAGAGCTCAAGATCAGTGACTCTGGAGAATATCGATTAAGGATCATCACTGACTTAAACCAATCCTTTGGATCACCTGAAGTCATTCTTACTGTTACAG ATACGCAGCTGAAAAGCAGCCCATCTGTTGTTTCAGAGGGACAGGAAGTGATATTAATCTGTTCAACTAAATGCACTCCAGACGACAAACATACTTACATCTGGTACAAGAACGGACGACAGATAACAGATGGATTCACTAAAGACAACAAGCTGTACCTGGACTCAGTCAGCGATGAAGAGCTTCACCAGTATTCCTGTGCTGTAGGAG ATCCAGTGGACAGCACAGCGTTCAGACATTATACAGTCATTCTGCTGGTGTTTTCACCTCAGTTTCTCATAATAGCAGCTCTGTGGATGTG GTTTTTCATCAAAATGCATCTCTTttcaaaaccaaaccaaaaacacaagtga